CTCCGCAGTTCTATCAGGTGCGGTCGTTGGGAGATCCCTCCATGCAGTGCGAAGACGCATTGAGCACGGACGAAAAGAGGACCCTCACCGGTAGGCGAGGGTCCTCTTTCGACATTGTTGACACAGAATCGACTGAACGCCCGGTTTGTGTTTTTCCGGTGAAGTGTTCTGCGTCCGTTTAACGGAAGCCCTAGCTCAGCGGGCGCGTTCCTTGGCAATGTTCACGGTGAGATCGCGGCCGTCAATGTTCGTCCCGTTAAGTCCGTTGATAGCTGCGGTTGCCTCGTCGGACGAACCCATTTCGACAAAACCAAAACCACGGGACCGACCGGTGTCGCGGTCAGAAATGACCTGGGCCTTACGAACCTCGCCGTACTCACTGAAGAGTCGTTCGAGATCGTCTGAGTTCGTGCTGAACGTGAGATTTCCCACGTAGAGATTGCTGGACATGTATGCTCCTTCTGAGCGTCGAACCGTCGAGGCATGACACCCCGCCCGAACTGCAGTCGGGGGTTGGTAACAAAGCACCTACGAGAACCAGCAAATCGTGCGTTAGCTCCGCCGGACGGAACGAGGGAAGGAGCAGACGTT
This sequence is a window from Acidobacteriota bacterium. Protein-coding genes within it:
- a CDS encoding RNA-binding protein, with the protein product MSSNLYVGNLTFSTNSDDLERLFSEYGEVRKAQVISDRDTGRSRGFGFVEMGSSDEATAAINGLNGTNIDGRDLTVNIAKERAR